One genomic segment of Hevea brasiliensis isolate MT/VB/25A 57/8 chromosome 3, ASM3005281v1, whole genome shotgun sequence includes these proteins:
- the LOC110644683 gene encoding probably inactive leucine-rich repeat receptor-like protein kinase At5g06940 isoform X2 produces the protein MASASYRYCFLLSISFTLFIVSSALTEADILLSFKASIEDPRNSLSSWSSSSNLHYCNWTGVSCTNSSSPTVTTLNLASLNLSGEISSQLCELTNLTLLNLSDNLFNQPIPLHLSQCSSLVTLNLSNNLVWGTIPDQISQFESLRVLDFSRNHIEGKIPEGIGSLVKLQVLNLGSNLLSGSVPSVFGNFTELIVLDLSQNAYLVGEIPSDIGKLKKLEQLFLQSSGFRGQIPDSFVGLQSLKILDLSQNNLSGVVPPTLGSSLKSLVSFDVSQNKLSGSFPGGICGAQGLINLGLHTNFFKGPIPSSINGCLNLERFQVQNNEFSGDFPDALWSLSKIKLIRAENNRFSGKIPDSISMAAQLEQVQIDNNSFSSKIPKGLGLVKSLYRFSVSLNGFYGELPPNFCDSPVMSIINLSHNSLSGQIPELKKCRKLVSLSLADNSLTGEIPTSLADLPVLTYLDLSDNNLTGSIPLGLQNLKLALFNVSFNQLSGRVPSALVSGLPASFLEGNPDLCGPGLPNSCSDELPRHHRSIGLSAMACALISIAVGIGILLVAAGFFVFHRSSKWKSQMGGWSSVFFYPLRITEHDLAVAMDEKSAVGSVGAFGRVYIISLPSGELVAVKKLVNIGSQTSKALKAEVKTLAKIRHKNIIKVLGFCHSDESIFLIYEYLQKGSVGDMIGGRDYQLQWSVRLRIAIGVAQGLAYLHKDYVPHLLHRNVKSKNILLDTDFEPKLTDFALDRLVGEAAFRSTIASESADSCYNAPELGYSKKATEQMDFYSFGVVLLELITGRQAEQAEPVDSLDIVKWVRRKINITNGAIQVLDSKISNSYPQEMLGALDIAIRCTSVIPEKRPSMVEVVRGVLSLSPKTQLPGSDFSMQEENSVPV, from the exons ATGGCTTCTGCTTCCTACAGATACTGTTTCCTTCTGTCTATCAGCTTCACTCTCTTCATTGTTAGTTCAGCTTTAACTGAAGCTGATATCCTTCTTTCCTTCAAGGCCTCCATTGAAGACCCCAGGAACTCGCTTTCTAGCTGGTCTAGCAGCTCAAATCTCCATTACTGTAACTGGACTGGAGTATCCTGCACTAACTCATCTTCGCCTACCGTAACTACTCTCAATCTTGCAAGCCTCAATCTTTCTGGTGAAATCTCTTCTCAATTATGTGAACTAACCAATTTGACTCTTTTGAATCTCTCTGATAATCTTTTTAACCAGCCTATACCTCTACACCTCTCTCAGTGTAGTTCTTTGGTGACTTTGAATCTCAGTAACAATCTCGTTTGGGGTACTATCCCAGATCAGATTTCGCAGTTTGAATCTTTGAGAGTTCTTGATTTTAGCAGGAATCATATAGAGGGAAAGATCCCAGAAGGCATTGGCTCCTTGGTGAAGCTGCAAGTACTCAACTTGGGAAGCAACTTGCTTTCAGGTAGTGTTCCTTCTGTTTTTGGGAATTTCACGGAGCTTATTGTTCTTGATTTGTCTCAAAATGCATATTTGGTGGGTGAGATTCCTAGTGATATTGGGAAGCTTAAGAAGCTTGAGCAACTTTTTTTGCAAAGCTCTGGTTTTCGTGGTCAAATTCCTGATTCTTTTGTGGGTTTGCAAAGTTTAAAAATTTTGGACTTGTCACAGAACAATCTAAGTGGTGTGGTTCCTCCAACACTGGGGTCTTCTCTCAAGAGCCTAGTGTCTTTTGATGTCTCACAAAACAAGCTTTCAGGGTCATTTCCAGGCGGTATATGCGGTGCACAAGGCCTCATAAACCTTGGTCTCCACACGAACTTCTTCAAAGGCCCAATACCCAGCTCAATTAATGGATGCTTGAACCTTGAGAGGTTTCAAGTTCAAAACAATGAGTTTTCTGGTGATTTTCCAGATGCGTTGTGGTCATTGAGCAAAATAAAGCTCATTAGAGCGGAAAACAACAGATTTTCTGGTAAAATACCAGATTCAATATCAATGGCAGCTCAATTGGAGCAAGTTCAGATAGATAACAACAGCTTCTCTAGTAAAATTCCCAAGGGTCTTGGTTTGGTTAAGAGCCTATATAGATTCTCTGTATCTCTTAATGGTTTTTATGGTGAATTACCTCCCAATTTCTGTGATTCTCCAGTTATGAGTATTATAAATCTCTCCCATAATTCCCTTTCTGGTCAAATTCCTGAACTAAAAAAATGCAGGAAACTGGTTTCATTGTCTTTGGCAGACAATAGTCTTACTGGAGAAATCCCAACATCCCTTGCTGATTTGCCAGTGTTAACTTACCTTGATCTGTCTGATAACAATCTCACTGGTTCAATCCCGCTAGGGCTTCAAAATTTGAAGCTTGCTCTCTTCAATGTATCTTTTAACCAACTTTCTGGTAGAGTCCCCTCTGCTCTAGTCTCAGGTCTCCCTGCTTCATTCTTGGAAGGAAATCCTGATCTTTGTGGCCCAGGATTGCCTAATTCTTGTTCCGATGAGCTGCCTAGACACCATAGGTCGATTGGTCTTAGTGCAATGGCATGTGCTTTAATCTCTATAGCAGTTGGTATTGGAATTTTGCTTGTTGCTGCTGGGTTCTTTGTTTTCCATCGATCCTCTAAGTGGAAATCTCAAATGGGTGGCTGGAGCTCGGTGTTTTTCTATCCTCTTAGAATAACTGAGCATGATCTGGCTGTGGCAATGGATGAGAAAAGTGCTGTAGGAAGCGTTGGAGCATTTGGCAGAGTATATATTATAAGTTTACCAAGTGGAGAACTGGTTGCTGTAAAGAAGCTAGTCAATATTGGGAGCCAAACTTCGAAAGCACTGAAGGCTGAGGTCAAGACATTAGCCAAGATCAGGCATAAGAACATCATTAAAGTTCTTGGATTTTGCCATTCAGATGAATCAATTTTCCTAATTTATGAGTACTTGCAAAAGGGAAGCGTGGGGGATATGATTGGAGGAAGAGATTACCAGTTACAATGGAGTGTTAGACTGAGGATTGCCATTGGGGTTGCTCAAGGATTGGCATATCTTCACAAGGATTATGTTCCACATTTACTTCACAGAAATGTCAAGTCAAAAAATATTCTTCTGGATACAGATTTTGAACCAAAGCTCACTGATTTTGCTCTTGATCGACTCGTGGGAGAAGCTGCATTCCGGTCAACAATTGCTTCAGAATCTGCAGATTCTTGTTACAATGCTCCTG AACTTGGATACAGTAAGAAAGCAACAGAACAAATGGATTTTTACAGCTTTGGTGTTGTGCTACTAGAACTCATAACTGGCCGTCAAGCTGAGCAAGCTGAACCAGTGGATTCACTTGATATCGTGAAGTGGGTTCGAAGGAAAATCAACATAACCAATGGAGCAATCCAAGTTCTAGATTCTAAGATATCAAACTCTTACCCACAAGAGATGCTAGGAGCTCTAGACATTGCTATTCGATGCACGTCTGTAATCCCAGAGAAACGACCATCAATGGTTGAAGTTGTAAGAGGAGTTCTATCTCTAAGCCCAAAAACTCAACTTCCAGGTTCAGACTTCTCAATGCAGGAGGAGAATTCAGTTCCAGTTTAA
- the LOC110644683 gene encoding probably inactive leucine-rich repeat receptor-like protein kinase At5g06940 isoform X1: MASASYRYCFLLSISFTLFIVSSALTEADILLSFKASIEDPRNSLSSWSSSSNLHYCNWTGVSCTNSSSPTVTTLNLASLNLSGEISSQLCELTNLTLLNLSDNLFNQPIPLHLSQCSSLVTLNLSNNLVWGTIPDQISQFESLRVLDFSRNHIEGKIPEGIGSLVKLQVLNLGSNLLSGSVPSVFGNFTELIVLDLSQNAYLVGEIPSDIGKLKKLEQLFLQSSGFRGQIPDSFVGLQSLKILDLSQNNLSGVVPPTLGSSLKSLVSFDVSQNKLSGSFPGGICGAQGLINLGLHTNFFKGPIPSSINGCLNLERFQVQNNEFSGDFPDALWSLSKIKLIRAENNRFSGKIPDSISMAAQLEQVQIDNNSFSSKIPKGLGLVKSLYRFSVSLNGFYGELPPNFCDSPVMSIINLSHNSLSGQIPELKKCRKLVSLSLADNSLTGEIPTSLADLPVLTYLDLSDNNLTGSIPLGLQNLKLALFNVSFNQLSGRVPSALVSGLPASFLEGNPDLCGPGLPNSCSDELPRHHRSIGLSAMACALISIAVGIGILLVAAGFFVFHRSSKWKSQMGGWSSVFFYPLRITEHDLAVAMDEKSAVGSVGAFGRVYIISLPSGELVAVKKLVNIGSQTSKALKAEVKTLAKIRHKNIIKVLGFCHSDESIFLIYEYLQKGSVGDMIGGRDYQLQWSVRLRIAIGVAQGLAYLHKDYVPHLLHRNVKSKNILLDTDFEPKLTDFALDRLVGEAAFRSTIASESADSCYNAPELGYSKKATEQMDVYSFGVVLLELITGRQAEQAEPVDSLDIVRWVRRKINISNGAIQVLDSKISNSYQQEMLGALDIAIRCTSVMPEKRPSMVEVVRGLLSLSSKTQLPGSDFSMQEENSVPV; encoded by the exons ATGGCTTCTGCTTCCTACAGATACTGTTTCCTTCTGTCTATCAGCTTCACTCTCTTCATTGTTAGTTCAGCTTTAACTGAAGCTGATATCCTTCTTTCCTTCAAGGCCTCCATTGAAGACCCCAGGAACTCGCTTTCTAGCTGGTCTAGCAGCTCAAATCTCCATTACTGTAACTGGACTGGAGTATCCTGCACTAACTCATCTTCGCCTACCGTAACTACTCTCAATCTTGCAAGCCTCAATCTTTCTGGTGAAATCTCTTCTCAATTATGTGAACTAACCAATTTGACTCTTTTGAATCTCTCTGATAATCTTTTTAACCAGCCTATACCTCTACACCTCTCTCAGTGTAGTTCTTTGGTGACTTTGAATCTCAGTAACAATCTCGTTTGGGGTACTATCCCAGATCAGATTTCGCAGTTTGAATCTTTGAGAGTTCTTGATTTTAGCAGGAATCATATAGAGGGAAAGATCCCAGAAGGCATTGGCTCCTTGGTGAAGCTGCAAGTACTCAACTTGGGAAGCAACTTGCTTTCAGGTAGTGTTCCTTCTGTTTTTGGGAATTTCACGGAGCTTATTGTTCTTGATTTGTCTCAAAATGCATATTTGGTGGGTGAGATTCCTAGTGATATTGGGAAGCTTAAGAAGCTTGAGCAACTTTTTTTGCAAAGCTCTGGTTTTCGTGGTCAAATTCCTGATTCTTTTGTGGGTTTGCAAAGTTTAAAAATTTTGGACTTGTCACAGAACAATCTAAGTGGTGTGGTTCCTCCAACACTGGGGTCTTCTCTCAAGAGCCTAGTGTCTTTTGATGTCTCACAAAACAAGCTTTCAGGGTCATTTCCAGGCGGTATATGCGGTGCACAAGGCCTCATAAACCTTGGTCTCCACACGAACTTCTTCAAAGGCCCAATACCCAGCTCAATTAATGGATGCTTGAACCTTGAGAGGTTTCAAGTTCAAAACAATGAGTTTTCTGGTGATTTTCCAGATGCGTTGTGGTCATTGAGCAAAATAAAGCTCATTAGAGCGGAAAACAACAGATTTTCTGGTAAAATACCAGATTCAATATCAATGGCAGCTCAATTGGAGCAAGTTCAGATAGATAACAACAGCTTCTCTAGTAAAATTCCCAAGGGTCTTGGTTTGGTTAAGAGCCTATATAGATTCTCTGTATCTCTTAATGGTTTTTATGGTGAATTACCTCCCAATTTCTGTGATTCTCCAGTTATGAGTATTATAAATCTCTCCCATAATTCCCTTTCTGGTCAAATTCCTGAACTAAAAAAATGCAGGAAACTGGTTTCATTGTCTTTGGCAGACAATAGTCTTACTGGAGAAATCCCAACATCCCTTGCTGATTTGCCAGTGTTAACTTACCTTGATCTGTCTGATAACAATCTCACTGGTTCAATCCCGCTAGGGCTTCAAAATTTGAAGCTTGCTCTCTTCAATGTATCTTTTAACCAACTTTCTGGTAGAGTCCCCTCTGCTCTAGTCTCAGGTCTCCCTGCTTCATTCTTGGAAGGAAATCCTGATCTTTGTGGCCCAGGATTGCCTAATTCTTGTTCCGATGAGCTGCCTAGACACCATAGGTCGATTGGTCTTAGTGCAATGGCATGTGCTTTAATCTCTATAGCAGTTGGTATTGGAATTTTGCTTGTTGCTGCTGGGTTCTTTGTTTTCCATCGATCCTCTAAGTGGAAATCTCAAATGGGTGGCTGGAGCTCGGTGTTTTTCTATCCTCTTAGAATAACTGAGCATGATCTGGCTGTGGCAATGGATGAGAAAAGTGCTGTAGGAAGCGTTGGAGCATTTGGCAGAGTATATATTATAAGTTTACCAAGTGGAGAACTGGTTGCTGTAAAGAAGCTAGTCAATATTGGGAGCCAAACTTCGAAAGCACTGAAGGCTGAGGTCAAGACATTAGCCAAGATCAGGCATAAGAACATCATTAAAGTTCTTGGATTTTGCCATTCAGATGAATCAATTTTCCTAATTTATGAGTACTTGCAAAAGGGAAGCGTGGGGGATATGATTGGAGGAAGAGATTACCAGTTACAATGGAGTGTTAGACTGAGGATTGCCATTGGGGTTGCTCAAGGATTGGCATATCTTCACAAGGATTATGTTCCACATTTACTTCACAGAAATGTCAAGTCAAAAAATATTCTTCTGGATACAGATTTTGAACCAAAGCTCACTGATTTTGCTCTTGATCGACTCGTGGGAGAAGCTGCATTCCGGTCAACAATTGCTTCAGAATCTGCAGATTCTTGTTACAATGCTCCTG AACTTGGATACAGTAAGAAAGCAACAGAACAAATGGATGTTTACAGCTTCGGAGTTGTGCTACTAGAACTCATAACTGGCCGTCAAGCTGAGCAAGCTGAACCAGTGGATTCACTTGATATCGTGAGGTGGGTTCGAAGGAAAATCAACATAAGCAATGGAGCAATCCAAGTTCTAGATTCTAAGATATCAAACTCTTACCAACAAGAGATGCTAGGAGCTCTAGACATTGCTATTCGATGCACGTCTGTAATGCCGGAGAAACGACCATCAATGGTTGAAGTTGTAAGAGGACTTCTATCTCTAAGCTCAAAAACTCAACTTCCAGGTTCAGACTTCTCAATGCAGGAGGAGAATTCAGTTCCAGTTTAA